A single window of Streptomyces aquilus DNA harbors:
- a CDS encoding type 1 glutamine amidotransferase domain-containing protein, translating to MRIAFLTAPEGVEQIELTDPWQAAVDAGHEPVLVSTKAGEIQAFEHLDKADTFPVQEVVGETSADSFDGLVLPGGVANPDFLRTDEKAVGFVRDFFDQGRPVAAICHAPWTLVEADVVRGRVLTSWPSLRTDIRNAGGSWVDEQVKVCDHGPNKLVTSRKPDDLKAFCETFLDVFTREAA from the coding sequence ATGCGTATCGCATTCCTGACCGCACCCGAAGGCGTCGAGCAGATCGAGCTCACCGACCCGTGGCAGGCCGCCGTGGACGCGGGGCACGAACCCGTGCTGGTGTCGACGAAGGCCGGGGAGATCCAGGCGTTCGAGCACCTCGACAAGGCGGACACCTTCCCCGTGCAGGAGGTCGTGGGCGAGACGTCCGCCGACTCCTTCGACGGCCTGGTGCTGCCCGGCGGGGTCGCCAACCCGGACTTCCTGCGGACGGACGAGAAGGCGGTCGGTTTCGTACGGGACTTCTTCGACCAGGGCCGCCCCGTCGCGGCGATCTGCCACGCCCCGTGGACGCTCGTCGAGGCGGACGTGGTCCGGGGCCGGGTGCTGACCTCCTGGCCGAGTCTGCGGACCGACATCCGCAACGCGGGCGGCAGTTGGGTCGACGAACAGGTCAAGGTCTGCGACCACGGCCCGAACAAGCTGGTCACCAGTCGCAAGCCGGACGACCTGAAGGCGTTCTGCGAGACCTTCCTGGAC